In one window of Natrinema halophilum DNA:
- a CDS encoding creatininase family protein yields MPSRKSVRLEEMVWPEVESALENGTRTAIVAVGSIEQHGPHLPLNMDALDGDELSRRIASELGDALAAPTIRPGCSGHHMEFPGTITVPPETLMDVIRSYCRSLGEHGFEYIVLVPTHGGNFGPVETVAPDIARELDATVIPLADLDEHMQLLNEGLSEAGIEYDQDVIHAGAAETAMVLAINEGLVRMENIEPGPEGDISPARLLSEGFKSITENGVLGDPTKATTEAGEVIIQNVVDTYAEQVKSERDAV; encoded by the coding sequence GTGCCTTCTCGCAAATCAGTACGCCTTGAGGAGATGGTATGGCCAGAGGTTGAATCTGCCCTCGAAAATGGAACACGGACAGCAATCGTGGCTGTCGGTTCGATCGAACAACACGGTCCACATTTACCGTTGAATATGGATGCGCTCGACGGGGACGAGCTTTCACGCCGAATTGCGTCAGAACTGGGCGATGCCCTCGCTGCCCCAACGATTCGCCCCGGGTGTTCGGGCCATCACATGGAATTTCCCGGTACGATCACCGTTCCACCTGAGACGCTGATGGACGTAATCCGGTCGTACTGCCGATCACTCGGCGAACACGGCTTCGAGTACATTGTCCTGGTCCCGACCCACGGCGGGAACTTCGGGCCGGTCGAGACCGTGGCGCCCGACATCGCCCGCGAACTCGACGCCACGGTGATTCCACTTGCCGATCTCGACGAACACATGCAATTGCTGAACGAGGGGCTTAGCGAGGCGGGCATCGAGTACGATCAGGACGTGATCCACGCCGGAGCCGCCGAAACGGCGATGGTGCTGGCCATCAACGAGGGTCTCGTCAGGATGGAGAATATCGAACCCGGGCCTGAGGGCGATATCTCACCAGCCCGTTTGCTGAGTGAGGGGTTCAAATCGATTACCGAAAACGGCGTCCTCGGTGATCCGACCAAAGCAACCACCGAGGCAGGAGAAGTGATCATTCAGAACGTCGTGGACACGTACGCCGAGCAGGTCAAAAGTGAACGCGATGCGGTCTGA
- a CDS encoding rubrerythrin-like domain-containing protein, producing the protein MPHDQDVEGDTSEISSEYECLQCGRIVKAETNPGECEECGGDFQNRAKSVE; encoded by the coding sequence ATGCCACACGATCAAGACGTTGAAGGCGACACCTCTGAAATATCGTCCGAGTACGAGTGCCTTCAGTGTGGGAGGATAGTCAAGGCTGAGACGAATCCAGGCGAGTGCGAGGAGTGTGGTGGTGACTTCCAGAACCGTGCGAAATCGGTTGAATAG
- a CDS encoding PadR family transcriptional regulator codes for MYDLTGFQRDLLYVIAGQDEPHGLAIKEELENYYEKDIQHGRLYPNLDEIVDKGLVEKGELDRRTNYYTVTARGRRELEARREWEDQYVSDKLSDVV; via the coding sequence ATGTACGATCTCACAGGCTTCCAGCGCGACCTGTTGTACGTGATCGCCGGCCAAGACGAGCCCCACGGGCTCGCCATCAAGGAAGAACTCGAAAACTACTACGAGAAGGATATCCAACACGGGCGACTCTATCCGAACCTCGACGAGATAGTCGATAAGGGCCTCGTGGAAAAAGGAGAACTCGATCGTCGGACGAATTACTATACGGTCACTGCCCGTGGCCGGCGGGAACTCGAGGCTCGACGGGAATGGGAAGATCAGTATGTCAGCGACAAGTTGTCTGATGTAGTCTAA
- a CDS encoding metal-dependent hydrolase, with the protein MWPWGHLAVGYLLYSISTHALLRRPPTGRGAIALAVATQFPDLVDKPLAWTLAIIPGRSLGHSFFFVGPLLLVGMMIAGRYGQPEVGAAWVIGYLSHLFTDVFSPLSILEMDVSLGFLFWPLVPVPMTTHGGFLETILYYLNESIAYIFTPIGVLFVISQIVPLFVMMVVWIYDGCPGKDVITNRLSSGHSG; encoded by the coding sequence ATGTGGCCCTGGGGACATCTTGCAGTCGGCTATCTCCTCTATTCGATATCGACTCACGCCCTGCTTCGTCGACCGCCTACCGGCCGAGGTGCGATTGCGCTCGCCGTAGCGACACAGTTTCCGGACCTCGTCGACAAACCGCTTGCATGGACGCTGGCGATTATTCCCGGTCGGTCATTGGGCCATTCGTTCTTCTTCGTTGGCCCACTCTTGCTAGTCGGGATGATGATCGCTGGCCGGTACGGTCAACCGGAGGTCGGGGCTGCATGGGTAATCGGCTATCTCTCACACCTCTTTACGGACGTTTTTTCCCCGCTATCTATCCTGGAGATGGACGTTTCGCTTGGATTTCTATTCTGGCCTCTTGTTCCAGTTCCGATGACCACCCACGGTGGGTTTCTCGAGACGATACTATACTACCTGAATGAGTCGATTGCATACATTTTCACCCCGATTGGTGTTCTGTTCGTTATTTCCCAGATCGTTCCGCTTTTCGTCATGATGGTAGTTTGGATATACGATGGCTGTCCTGGCAAAGATGTGATTACGAACCGTCTCTCCAGCGGTCATTCAGGGTAA
- a CDS encoding MBL fold metallo-hydrolase, which translates to MEVSFQHANPFRGNESYVLRFADNVRNQTACILVDAGTGVEVESLLDSSSDDYLAAVLLTHAHVDHYSTLAENIVHQAPVYAASDTAAILPEVFAVGTDHYDLENTDAVLDAVEPIDGWEQVTADIRVRPIPAGHAPGAAGFCIQFDDCGESHTLLATGDFTCRRAAGYPGLETAPSIDVDGIFLTGTTANDLETTLTDAVGTILTRAQAGSTTLVTTSGLTGVHLAYLLANAGEQYDIDVPISLVGHVAKLATRLEYDHDALEFVPEFHHSDRCLASGQITIAGPEVPVDGSARRLFQAIREDAGATLVQVTNGGPDPVSSAPCTVYEFTIKNHPTKETIDEVVDALSPTQIVIVHQTGSNADRYKDQYDSFVWATDDDEIHTLYDDGWQPPPWVTEATRQRVRTRSGQRRKQLVGDSVSGLELSFPRVERASDVDLEAEGLNVTTLHDRLANPSAEFSANASSSESLSEMDVLEPERETTDDTTTDGRLQAILDRLDGIERSISTAQTEVAAQVVDAGDESTLLRVHDPTVFEDATHGDTVTIAVVSENE; encoded by the coding sequence ATGGAAGTATCATTCCAACATGCAAATCCCTTTCGAGGTAACGAGTCGTACGTACTTCGGTTCGCCGACAACGTACGCAATCAGACAGCGTGTATCCTGGTCGATGCTGGCACTGGGGTTGAGGTAGAATCCCTACTCGACTCGAGTTCCGACGACTATCTTGCAGCTGTTTTACTGACACACGCCCACGTCGACCACTATAGCACACTTGCAGAAAACATCGTTCATCAGGCGCCCGTCTACGCGGCGTCGGATACCGCAGCGATTCTTCCCGAAGTCTTCGCAGTCGGAACGGACCATTACGACCTCGAAAATACCGACGCCGTCCTCGATGCCGTCGAACCGATCGATGGCTGGGAACAAGTGACTGCCGATATTCGCGTCCGGCCGATTCCGGCCGGACATGCTCCTGGGGCTGCTGGCTTTTGCATCCAATTCGACGATTGTGGCGAGTCCCATACGCTTCTCGCAACTGGTGACTTCACCTGCCGACGAGCAGCAGGCTATCCGGGTCTGGAGACGGCTCCTTCCATCGACGTCGATGGGATTTTTCTGACAGGAACGACAGCAAATGATCTCGAGACAACGCTTACTGACGCCGTTGGGACGATCCTCACGCGCGCACAGGCCGGATCGACGACGCTGGTCACGACGAGCGGCCTAACCGGCGTTCATCTCGCTTATCTGCTCGCCAACGCCGGAGAGCAATACGATATCGACGTTCCAATTTCCCTCGTCGGCCACGTTGCAAAACTCGCCACCCGCCTCGAGTACGATCATGATGCCCTCGAATTCGTTCCAGAATTCCACCACTCCGACCGCTGTCTGGCTTCTGGTCAGATCACAATCGCTGGACCCGAAGTACCGGTCGATGGGAGCGCACGCCGACTGTTCCAGGCGATCCGCGAGGACGCAGGTGCGACACTCGTTCAAGTTACGAACGGTGGACCAGATCCGGTTTCGAGTGCTCCCTGTACGGTTTACGAATTCACTATCAAAAACCACCCGACCAAGGAAACGATCGACGAGGTAGTCGACGCCCTCTCGCCGACGCAGATCGTGATCGTCCATCAGACCGGTTCGAACGCGGACCGTTACAAGGACCAGTACGACAGTTTCGTCTGGGCGACGGACGACGACGAGATTCATACGCTCTACGACGATGGATGGCAACCTCCGCCATGGGTTACCGAAGCGACGAGACAGCGCGTTCGTACCCGGAGCGGACAACGTCGGAAACAACTCGTCGGCGATTCTGTTTCCGGGCTCGAACTCTCGTTCCCGCGGGTCGAGCGTGCGTCGGACGTCGATCTCGAGGCAGAGGGGCTGAATGTCACGACATTGCACGATCGACTCGCCAACCCATCGGCTGAATTCTCTGCGAACGCGTCTTCGTCGGAATCACTCTCAGAAATGGACGTGCTGGAACCGGAGCGAGAGACGACAGACGATACGACTACGGACGGCAGGCTCCAAGCGATCCTCGATCGGTTAGACGGTATCGAACGGTCGATTTCGACCGCCCAGACGGAAGTGGCCGCACAGGTCGTGGATGCCGGTGACGAGAGTACGCTACTTCGTGTCCACGACCCAACTGTCTTCGAAGACGCCACTCATGGTGACACGGTGACGATCGCGGTCGTTAGCGAAAACGAATGA
- a CDS encoding winged helix-turn-helix transcriptional regulator: MTESSQRLEVWCTGEDWCPITSTATLIGKKWHTVILHRLLANGPLGFNALKTEVGGISSKVLSDVLEDLEEKQLIDREIVSEKPVRVEYSLTELGKSLEPVIQEMAEWGETHLTDATDQQSSVV, from the coding sequence ATGACCGAGTCATCACAGCGACTGGAAGTGTGGTGTACAGGCGAAGACTGGTGTCCTATTACGTCCACCGCGACGTTGATCGGAAAGAAGTGGCACACCGTAATTCTCCACCGGTTGCTCGCCAACGGACCGCTGGGCTTTAACGCCCTGAAGACGGAAGTCGGGGGCATCTCGAGTAAGGTACTCTCAGACGTGTTAGAGGACTTGGAAGAGAAACAGTTGATCGATAGAGAGATCGTCAGCGAAAAACCGGTTCGCGTCGAATATTCGCTCACCGAACTCGGAAAATCGCTCGAGCCAGTTATTCAGGAAATGGCGGAGTGGGGGGAAACGCACCTCACAGATGCAACTGACCAACAGAGCTCAGTCGTGTGA
- a CDS encoding NAD(P)/FAD-dependent oxidoreductase codes for MTAANTPEDADRYEVAVVGGGPAGLTTALYATRLGHETAVFDRGGGRAAMMQDTHNVIGIPESVSGNEFLETAAEQIRSYGADYRREFVTGIERRDGSFVLETADESAVAERVVLATGFSDGRPDPPLPRTGRGLHYCLHCDAYMFVDEPVYVMGHGESAAHVAMIMLNFTDDVDLLLRGDEPTWSDETATMLEHHPVDIIPEDVTGVRNGDDGWLEALEFEDGTDREYKGGFAMYGSEYNNGLAASLGADLTGDGTIDVDDHGRTSVDGLYAVGDLVPGHNQIPVAMGQGAKAGIAVHKDLREFPKSVAELETEGSVSPSDVPAMADSLRSRANEHSSAESD; via the coding sequence ATGACGGCAGCCAATACACCCGAAGACGCTGACCGGTACGAGGTCGCCGTTGTCGGCGGTGGTCCGGCCGGCCTCACGACTGCGCTCTACGCGACGCGACTCGGCCACGAGACCGCTGTCTTCGATCGTGGCGGTGGTCGCGCCGCCATGATGCAGGACACGCACAACGTTATCGGCATCCCCGAATCCGTCTCCGGAAACGAGTTCCTCGAGACGGCCGCCGAACAGATTCGATCCTACGGTGCCGACTACCGACGGGAGTTCGTGACCGGGATCGAGCGCCGGGACGGATCGTTCGTCCTCGAGACGGCTGACGAATCTGCCGTCGCGGAGCGCGTCGTCCTCGCGACCGGGTTTTCCGACGGTCGCCCCGACCCCCCGTTACCCCGAACAGGTCGGGGCCTGCACTACTGTCTCCACTGTGATGCATACATGTTCGTCGATGAACCGGTGTACGTGATGGGCCACGGTGAGAGCGCGGCTCACGTCGCGATGATTATGCTCAACTTCACCGACGACGTCGACCTGTTGCTCCGCGGCGACGAGCCCACGTGGAGCGACGAGACGGCGACGATGTTGGAACATCATCCCGTCGATATCATTCCCGAAGACGTTACCGGCGTTCGGAACGGCGACGACGGCTGGCTCGAAGCGCTGGAATTCGAAGACGGCACCGATCGCGAGTACAAAGGCGGCTTCGCGATGTACGGTTCCGAATACAACAACGGACTGGCGGCGTCACTCGGTGCGGACCTCACGGGAGACGGTACGATCGACGTCGATGATCACGGACGGACATCGGTCGACGGCCTGTACGCAGTCGGCGATCTGGTGCCGGGACACAACCAGATCCCGGTCGCGATGGGCCAGGGTGCGAAAGCGGGAATCGCGGTTCACAAGGACCTCCGCGAGTTCCCGAAGTCCGTCGCGGAACTCGAGACTGAAGGTTCCGTGTCTCCGAGCGACGTTCCCGCGATGGCTGATAGTCTGCGAAGTCGGGCGAACGAGCATTCATCGGCGGAGAGCGATTGA
- a CDS encoding alpha/beta fold hydrolase: MESPEPDRRTLILGATSLATGSFFAGCLGGSDEPAPNGTTDSADDEEPTEPDESTDTNESTDTDGDDRESTESIDGLTFGSDDASCGIVFVPQINMDRTSWTDQAKALAGGERFGLAIDPEDDRPTAIRNAIDSLRSTVGVDHVVLVGASIGAEAAVVAAAEASDDVDGLVALSPGGGTGRASELRARSLFVVAENDDDRFVETTQILHENAPDPTRLEVLPGGAHGQRLFDTDRGDALQNWIDELIETVCTANDG; encoded by the coding sequence ATGGAGTCGCCGGAACCGGATCGTCGAACCCTCATCCTCGGCGCAACGTCACTGGCTACGGGAAGCTTTTTTGCTGGCTGTCTCGGCGGGTCCGACGAACCGGCACCGAACGGGACGACGGATAGCGCCGATGACGAGGAGCCAACGGAACCGGACGAGTCGACCGATACGAACGAATCGACCGATACGGACGGCGACGACCGAGAGTCGACGGAATCCATCGACGGACTCACGTTCGGCAGCGACGATGCATCGTGCGGCATCGTCTTCGTCCCACAGATCAACATGGACCGAACGAGTTGGACGGACCAGGCTAAGGCGCTCGCCGGAGGCGAGCGATTCGGGCTCGCGATCGATCCCGAAGATGATCGTCCGACGGCGATTCGAAACGCAATAGACTCTCTCCGGTCGACCGTGGGCGTCGACCACGTCGTCCTCGTCGGGGCGAGCATCGGCGCCGAAGCCGCGGTCGTTGCCGCCGCAGAAGCCAGCGACGACGTCGACGGGCTAGTCGCGCTCTCTCCAGGCGGCGGGACAGGCCGCGCGTCCGAGCTCCGGGCGCGGTCGCTGTTCGTCGTGGCGGAGAACGACGACGACAGATTCGTCGAGACGACGCAGATACTCCACGAAAACGCACCCGATCCGACGCGACTCGAGGTGCTTCCGGGTGGCGCTCACGGCCAGCGGCTGTTCGACACCGACCGCGGCGACGCCCTCCAGAACTGGATCGACGAACTGATCGAAACGGTATGTACCGCAAACGACGGCTAG
- a CDS encoding FAD-dependent oxidoreductase translates to MTDPFVVVGGDAAGMSAASKAKREDPDREVVVFEMGEWVSYGACGLPYYVKGEIQSLEALVSVTPEEFREDRDIDLRTGHEVVQIDTDARTVTAEHESGTVVQPYDHLLIATGSAAVIPPIDGTDRDGVFTLGSMSDGKELREYVARARGGESLQQPDRGPACRYLENCTGPVGVVGGGYIGIEMAEALAENGFEVHLFQRGDRVLKGFSEETSEHVADHLEEQDVVLHLGAEVQAVSGGKRVGAVVTASERIDVEMVLLGTGVRPRTALAERAGIDLGETGAIATDAYRETNVPDVYAAGDCAESTHVVTGEPAYVPLALTANRHGRAVGETVTGRPSKGGDIAGTAAVKAFDVEAARTGIVDHDAAREAGFDPVSETVTAKSRAGYYPEGGTITITLTADRDSGRVLGASLASEYGEGAVHRSHAVVAALEERATVSDVENYDLAYAPPFNSTWDPVLVAAKVLSGTLQESTD, encoded by the coding sequence ATGACCGATCCATTCGTCGTCGTCGGTGGCGACGCAGCAGGGATGTCCGCAGCGAGCAAGGCAAAGCGCGAAGATCCGGACCGCGAGGTCGTCGTGTTCGAAATGGGGGAGTGGGTCTCCTACGGTGCGTGTGGACTCCCGTATTACGTCAAAGGGGAGATACAATCGCTCGAGGCGCTCGTCTCGGTGACCCCCGAGGAATTTCGCGAGGACCGCGACATCGATCTCAGGACGGGACACGAGGTCGTCCAAATCGATACCGACGCCCGAACCGTTACCGCCGAACACGAGTCGGGGACGGTCGTCCAGCCGTACGATCACCTGTTGATCGCGACCGGTTCGGCGGCGGTGATCCCGCCGATCGACGGAACCGACCGCGACGGCGTGTTCACGCTCGGGTCGATGAGCGATGGAAAGGAACTCCGCGAGTACGTCGCTCGAGCGCGCGGCGGCGAATCGCTTCAGCAGCCGGATCGCGGGCCAGCCTGTCGGTATCTCGAGAACTGTACCGGTCCAGTCGGCGTCGTCGGCGGTGGCTACATCGGCATCGAAATGGCGGAGGCACTGGCCGAAAACGGGTTCGAGGTGCACCTATTCCAGCGTGGGGATCGCGTACTGAAGGGGTTCAGCGAAGAGACGAGCGAACACGTCGCCGACCACCTCGAAGAGCAGGACGTCGTCCTTCACCTTGGTGCAGAGGTGCAGGCGGTTTCGGGCGGAAAGCGTGTCGGCGCCGTCGTCACCGCTTCAGAGCGAATCGACGTCGAGATGGTCCTGCTTGGAACCGGCGTTCGCCCCCGAACGGCGCTCGCAGAGAGAGCCGGAATCGACCTCGGCGAGACCGGTGCAATCGCCACAGACGCGTATCGTGAGACGAACGTTCCCGACGTGTATGCCGCGGGAGACTGCGCCGAGTCCACTCACGTCGTCACGGGTGAGCCGGCGTACGTCCCGCTCGCGTTGACCGCCAATCGCCACGGCCGCGCGGTGGGTGAAACCGTTACCGGCAGGCCGTCGAAAGGTGGCGACATCGCCGGCACGGCCGCAGTCAAGGCCTTCGACGTCGAGGCTGCGCGAACAGGTATCGTCGACCACGACGCAGCTCGCGAAGCCGGGTTCGATCCCGTTAGCGAAACGGTGACGGCGAAATCCCGTGCCGGGTACTATCCCGAGGGGGGAACCATCACCATCACACTAACGGCCGACCGCGACTCCGGACGCGTCCTCGGCGCGAGCCTCGCGAGCGAGTACGGCGAAGGTGCGGTTCATCGAAGTCACGCAGTCGTCGCCGCACTCGAGGAGAGAGCCACCGTCTCCGACGTGGAGAACTACGATCTCGCGTACGCGCCGCCGTTTAACTCCACGTGGGATCCGGTACTCGTGGCCGCGAAGGTTCTTTCCGGAACGTTGCAGGAATCGACCGACTAG
- a CDS encoding MarR family transcriptional regulator: protein MNHTSDQLYELSPSAKLVYKVLEVNGTMTQSQIADESLLSKRTVRYAIGNLREADLLHERVSFRDARKTLYSISESIAADEIARVSE, encoded by the coding sequence ATGAACCACACCAGCGATCAGCTATACGAACTCTCACCCAGTGCGAAACTCGTCTACAAAGTACTCGAGGTAAACGGCACGATGACGCAGAGTCAGATCGCAGACGAGTCCCTGTTGAGCAAGCGGACGGTCCGGTACGCGATCGGTAATCTTCGCGAAGCCGATCTACTCCACGAGCGCGTGTCGTTTCGCGACGCGAGAAAAACGCTCTATTCGATTTCCGAATCGATAGCGGCCGACGAGATTGCACGCGTCAGCGAATGA
- a CDS encoding calcium-binding protein, with translation MTATDSGEDAHETDSGQERTHEHVGSRRSLATKGALAGSAVTLGAAGSATAQEDEEVLVYSYSYWPDTNFEVLSRLQQSTTVDLLEVDGEMVDVISQPDNWNGHVIRYDRGTETAGLTTFLFLRDGTFDEGDTETLSEAASMFSSRLNLLSTSLD, from the coding sequence ATGACAGCAACTGATTCCGGAGAAGACGCACACGAAACGGACAGCGGGCAGGAACGGACCCACGAACACGTTGGTTCGAGACGTTCGCTGGCCACAAAAGGGGCACTCGCTGGGAGTGCCGTGACACTCGGTGCGGCTGGCTCCGCGACCGCACAAGAAGACGAGGAGGTGCTGGTATACTCGTATTCCTACTGGCCGGACACGAATTTCGAGGTTCTCTCGCGGCTCCAGCAGAGTACCACCGTCGACTTGCTCGAAGTCGACGGCGAAATGGTGGACGTAATTAGCCAGCCGGACAACTGGAACGGTCACGTGATCCGGTACGACAGGGGCACCGAAACGGCCGGCCTCACGACGTTCCTGTTTCTTCGAGACGGGACGTTCGACGAGGGGGATACGGAGACGCTTTCCGAAGCGGCGTCGATGTTCAGCTCTCGTCTCAACCTCCTCAGCACATCGCTCGACTGA
- a CDS encoding calcium-binding protein: MGQQDSDGDSRRTFIKKGALAASAIALGTAATTGTASAQQDEQGLVFSYDYFPGAEFTVVARLEQTATVNVLEVDGELVDEISQPDDWNGHVIRYETRGGAAGVTTFLFLRDAVLSSGDTGSTSGDASMFSSELNLLSTSLSVAGNGNGNGETTDNNDSN, translated from the coding sequence ATGGGCCAACAGGACAGTGACGGCGACTCACGTCGCACGTTTATAAAAAAGGGCGCGCTTGCAGCAAGCGCTATCGCACTCGGAACCGCCGCTACGACCGGGACAGCGTCCGCCCAGCAAGACGAACAGGGACTGGTTTTTTCGTACGACTACTTTCCGGGGGCGGAGTTCACCGTCGTCGCTCGACTCGAGCAGACTGCGACTGTCAACGTACTGGAAGTCGACGGTGAGTTAGTCGACGAGATCAGTCAGCCCGACGACTGGAACGGGCACGTCATCCGATACGAGACGAGGGGTGGAGCAGCCGGTGTCACCACCTTCCTGTTCCTCAGGGACGCGGTGCTGAGCAGCGGCGATACCGGTTCGACGAGCGGGGACGCATCGATGTTTAGTTCGGAGTTGAATCTGTTGAGTACGTCGCTCAGTGTGGCTGGAAACGGCAATGGTAACGGCGAGACGACTGACAACAATGACAGCAACTGA
- a CDS encoding YncE family protein → MTRHEDREPKSDAGRARMNPNPTDPFRNGIDRRRVLQSSATIGATATLSGCLSESDGQRAPTVYVFNNGDRTLSIIDATTDELIETVHIGTTASFPANQYGTGIDSASEALWLNVSGGVKALDQHTLEEIAAIETGFGPNYPNLTPDGAHLLVAAGGTTTLESDPPDPDDHVLVRIDADRESDTFGEVTGEIEVGYSGPCDMTLGPDGAYGFVADIANETLTVLRVDPFEIATRIDVGEPTGDGNVLPFMCTASFDGDRLLVENGEGELGSDPEIPREGSESIWNISDPETPVELERITRDDGLSAPPITSEVDPSTDAAFLFTPGIEAVTVIDLEEQAVDREIAIGGSAIAGAWGPARETLYVPVQTANHVAVIDPDQRAVRTTIDTGESPTGAVGGMVRPETSASQRMRSSLASLGLPVGDRESTVCPDDNCYCG, encoded by the coding sequence GTGACTCGTCACGAAGACAGGGAACCCAAAAGCGATGCCGGCAGGGCCCGAATGAATCCGAACCCGACGGACCCGTTCCGAAACGGGATCGATCGGCGGCGAGTGCTGCAATCGTCGGCAACGATCGGAGCGACCGCTACCCTGTCGGGTTGCCTCTCGGAGTCGGACGGACAGCGAGCGCCGACGGTGTACGTCTTCAACAACGGTGATCGAACGCTGAGCATAATCGACGCCACGACCGACGAACTGATCGAGACAGTCCACATCGGAACGACCGCCTCATTCCCGGCCAATCAGTACGGTACCGGCATCGATTCGGCGTCCGAGGCGCTCTGGCTCAACGTATCCGGCGGCGTCAAAGCCCTCGATCAGCACACGTTAGAGGAAATCGCAGCGATCGAAACCGGCTTCGGTCCGAACTATCCCAATCTGACGCCTGACGGTGCCCATTTACTCGTTGCTGCCGGCGGAACGACGACCCTCGAATCCGATCCACCCGATCCCGATGATCACGTTCTCGTCCGCATCGATGCCGATCGCGAGAGCGATACGTTCGGCGAGGTTACGGGAGAGATCGAGGTTGGCTACAGCGGCCCGTGTGATATGACACTCGGTCCCGACGGTGCGTACGGATTCGTCGCAGACATCGCAAACGAGACGTTGACCGTTCTTCGCGTCGATCCGTTCGAAATTGCCACTCGAATCGACGTGGGAGAGCCCACAGGAGACGGAAACGTACTCCCGTTCATGTGCACCGCATCGTTCGACGGCGATCGCCTCCTGGTCGAAAACGGCGAGGGTGAACTCGGCTCCGATCCGGAAATCCCGCGCGAAGGGTCAGAAAGTATCTGGAACATTTCCGATCCCGAGACGCCGGTCGAACTCGAGCGGATCACCCGCGACGACGGATTATCGGCGCCACCGATCACGAGCGAAGTCGATCCGTCCACCGACGCGGCGTTTCTCTTCACTCCCGGCATCGAGGCCGTCACGGTGATCGATCTCGAAGAGCAGGCCGTCGACCGTGAAATCGCTATCGGCGGCAGCGCGATCGCGGGAGCGTGGGGCCCTGCTCGGGAAACGTTGTACGTACCGGTTCAGACGGCAAACCACGTCGCCGTCATCGACCCCGATCAGCGAGCGGTCCGTACGACTATCGATACTGGAGAGTCTCCGACCGGTGCCGTCGGTGGAATGGTTCGACCCGAGACGTCCGCCAGCCAACGAATGCGGAGTTCGCTGGCATCACTCGGCCTCCCGGTGGGGGACCGGGAATCGACGGTTTGTCCAGATGATAACTGCTATTGTGGTTAA
- a CDS encoding rubrerythrin-like domain-containing protein, with the protein MFDAQDNPRTESTYECLQCGEITQAMSHPGSCSECGGDIQNRANSLE; encoded by the coding sequence ATGTTCGACGCTCAAGACAACCCTCGAACGGAGTCCACGTACGAATGCTTGCAGTGCGGTGAAATCACACAGGCGATGTCCCACCCCGGGTCCTGCTCGGAGTGTGGCGGCGACATTCAGAATCGAGCGAATTCTCTCGAATAG